A single window of Aspergillus puulaauensis MK2 DNA, chromosome 5, nearly complete sequence DNA harbors:
- a CDS encoding uncharacterized protein (COG:Q;~EggNog:ENOG410PM5X;~InterPro:IPR036396,IPR001128,IPR002401;~PFAM:PF00067;~SECRETED:SignalP(1-23);~go_function: GO:0005506 - iron ion binding [Evidence IEA];~go_function: GO:0016705 - oxidoreductase activity, acting on paired donors, with incorporation or reduction of molecular oxygen [Evidence IEA];~go_function: GO:0020037 - heme binding [Evidence IEA];~go_process: GO:0055114 - oxidation-reduction process [Evidence IEA]), with the protein MATSVVLLVVGALSLLYLSTRKGKSTEKPLLKLPLIGDLHSSPIEKPLVNWDDWAKQNGPIAVPKLFGLIPIVVLNSYEAVTELFSRRSQWYSNRPASVSMEMITGAEPGRSRFTLMHDYDDHLKLHHRILSPSLGAPAAPKYQPLMELEAKQLLFDILTTLTQSSDNTLSTADVYPLLERTQSSVILALHYGLRIPRFEEPILHEVIDIQTKVTHLAANPQLPDIIPALRHLPTALSPWQRSADALFAEQVDLYTRLFTHGRDGPGWNATKQAIATAKKHAPEASPVSDLDLAFTLATSIQGGMETSPRQLLWLFIAAMSNPSFMKKAHEILDKVVGRDRLPTFADRSNLAFLDAITHELFRWRPISPGSIPRRADHADSFGGTEIKKGWTVIANAWAIGRDEAVFDPEIGNTQEFVPERWLREDPSTKEVKLRSDLPLPVFGQGRRICQGKRVATDGTFMQVASLIWAFEVEVLDGDLVDPWEMVVVGFMTMPKERRFRLKPRGDWVVDVIKREWEGAEKGIGEVMVAGDVE; encoded by the coding sequence ACAGTTCTCCCATCGAGAAGCCCCTCGTCAACTGGGACGACTGGGCGAAGCAGAATGGCCCAATTGCCGTCCCCAAACTGTTCGGGCTCATCCCCATCGTCGTGCTCAACTCCTACGAGGCCGTCACCGAGCTGTtcagccgccgcagccagtGGTACAGCAACCGCCCGGCCTCCGTGAGCATGGAGATGATCACCGGCGCAGAACCAGGTCGCTCGCGCTTTACCCTGATGCACGACTACGACGACCACCTCAAACTGCACCACCGCATCCTCTCCCCCAGTCTCGGCGCCCCCGCCGCTCCAAAATACCAGCCATTGATGGAACTCGAGGCGAAACAGCTTCTGTTCGacatcctcaccaccctGACCCAGTCCTCAGACAACACCCTCAGCACCGCAGACGTCTACCCCCTCCTCGAACGCACCCAGTCCAGCGTCATCCTCGCCTTACACTACGGCCTGCGCATCCCTCGCTTCGAAGAACCAATCCTCCACGAGGTCATCGACATCCAAACAAAAGTCACCCACCTCGCCGCCAACCCGCAGCTCCCAGATATCATCCCGGCCCTGCGCCACCTCCCCACAGCCCTCTCCCCCTGGCAGCGCTCCGCAGACGCCCTGTTCGCCGAACAAGTAGACCTCTACACGCGCCTCTTCACGCACGGCCGCGACGGCCCAGGCTGGAACGCCACGAAACAGGCCATCGCAACAGCGAAAAAGCACGCCCCCGAAGCCTCGCCCGTCTCGGATCTCGATCTCGCTTTTACCCTCGCGACTTCAATCCAGGGCGGGATGGAGACGTCCCCGCGGCAGCTATTGTGGCTGTTCATCGCGGCAATGAGTAACCCGTCGTTCATGAAAAAGGCACACGAGATCCTAGACAAGGTGGTCGGCCGGGATCGCCTACCGACATTCGCGGACCGCTCGAATCTGGCGTTCCTCGATGCCATCACGCATGAGCTTTTCCGGTGGAGGCCGATTTCGCCGGGTTCGATTCCGCGCCGCGCGGACCATGCGGATTCGTTTGGTGGGACGGAGATTAAGAAGGGGTGGACGGTTATTGCGAATGCGTGGGCGATTGGACGGGACGAGGCTGTTTTTGACCCGGAAATTGGAAATACCCAGGAGTTTGTACCGGAACGGTGGCTGCGTGAGGATCCCTCGACTAAAGAAGTGAAACTCCGTTCGGATCTCCCCTTGCCGGTGTTTGGGCAGGGACGCAGGATATGTCaggggaagagggttgcTACAGATGGCACGTTTATGCAGGTTGCGTCGTTGATCTGGGcgtttgaggttgaggtgTTGGATGGCGATTTGGTGGATCCTTGGGAGATGGTTGTTGTGGGGTTTATGACTATGCCcaaggagaggaggttcAGGTTGAAGCCCAGAGGAGACTGGGTGGTTGATGTTATAAAAAGGGAGTGGGAGGGGGCAGAGAAGGGCATTGGGGAGGTTATGGTGGCGGGGGATGTtgaataa